The Desulfovibrio psychrotolerans genome includes the window AGCCGGAGGAGGCGAGGCCTGCGGCTTCTGAACTGCGGCTGCCGAGGCTCTGGTGGTTGCGGTAGTAATCGCCGCGCATCAGGTTTTTACCACGGACAAGCTGTTCTTCCGGCAGGAGGTTGGCGTGCAGGTCGGCGATGACCCGGCGGAAGCCTGCGAGGGCTTCTTCTTCCTTTTCCGGGTCTGTGCCTATGTAGAACACCAGAATGCCCGCCAGTTCTGACTGCCACGGGAAGGCGGTGACCGTGTAGCCGAGCCCGTGCTTGTCGCGCAGGTCGCTGAAGAGCAGGCCGCTCTGCCCGGAGAGGATGGTTTGCAGCAGGTCCAGCCCCGGGCCGTCTTCAGTGCCCATGGGAGCCGTTTTGAAGACCATGAGCAGGTGTGCCTGATTGCGGTCTTGCAGGGTCAGGGTTTTGGACGGATCTGTTCCCCATTCCGGCACGGGAAGGGAGAGCTTGTCTGCCTGCGGTACGGGCAGGGCTGCTGCCATGCGGAGAATGGCGTCACGGTCGAACCGGCCACACACAGCGATGGTCCACGGTTGCCGCATCTGCTCGGCCCAGAAGGTAGTGAGGTCCTGCCGGGTGAAGGCATCCAGTACGTCTTCCGTGCCGAGATGGTAATAGCCGTAACTGTGGTTGCGGAACAGGAAGGGGAACATGTGCCGGAAGGCGAGGCCCAGCGGCTGGTCTTCCCGCGATTTGATGGCGGCCTTCTGGTTGGTGACCTCTCTTGTCACTTCCTCGTCAGCGAAGGCAGGTGTGAGCAGCACATCGCGGAAAAGGCCGAGCATGTCGTCGCTGAATCGTTCCGGGAACTTGGTGCGCACGGTGAAGGTTTGCCTGCCTGCACTGGCACCTATGTCCGAGGCGCGGTTGGACTGGAATTCTTCCATGGCTGTGGCGTTGAAGGATGCCGTGCCCTTGGTCAGGGTGCGGGCGGTGAGTTCTGCCAAGCCCTGCCGGGATGATTCGAGCAGGCTGTCGCCGCCCTGAAATACCATGTCCATGGCGACATAAGGCAGAGTGTCGTCCGGAATGAGGATGACGGTTCGGCCGTTGCCCAGTTCCACGATTTCTGTTTCGGTTCCACGGGATTCCGCATCAGCCTTTTTTACGGCAGCCGGGTTGACAGGCCAGATTTTACGGGTGGCTTTTTCCAGAGCCGTGGCGCTTAAGGAGGCTTCTTCCGGCAGCAGGAAGACGGCGTGCATCTTTTCCGGCCGGAGATAGGCGCTGATGGCCTCCTGCAACTGGGCATGTCCTGTCTGGCGCAGTTGCAGGATGTAGTTGGCCTCGCCCTGCTCGCCGTTATTAAAGAACTGGAACATGCCTATCTTGGAGGTGAGCCCGGGCAGGGTTTCCTTGACCCGGAACATGGAATCTTCCAGATTCATGCGGGCCCGCTCAAGCTCCTCATCGGTGAATTGCGAGGCGTTCAGCCCCGCAAGCATGGCCACCAGCTCATTCCAGAAGGTTTCCGTTTTATCGGCGTCGAGCACGGCGGTGAGGTACAGGAAGCCGACCCGTTCGAAGGCGTAGGCTCCCAGTGAGATGCTGTCTACAAGCTGCTTTTCGTACTTGAAGGTGCGGTACAGCAGCGAAGTGGGGTCGCCGCCCATGAGTTGCGCCAGCACCTCCAGAGAGGTGGCGCGCGCATCGTTGAAGCCGTGGATGGGCAGGGCGGCACTCATGTACACCTTGTTCCACTTGCCGTGTTCCACGGTTACGGTGGGGCCGTCCGCAAAGGGGGTGATGTCTATGGAAGCAGGCGGGGTGACGGGGCGTGTGTTTTTAAGGCCGCCGAACATGGATTCCGCCTCGCGCAGCACCTCTGCCTGACGGATATTGCCGCTGACCACCAGCAGCATGGACTGGGGCTGATAGTATTCCGCGATGTAATTCTTTATGTCTTCACGCGTGATGGCGTTGACCGTTTCGTGGTAGCCGATGATGGGATGGGCATAGGGCGTGCCCGGCAGGGTTTTGGCCGAAATGCGCTTGAACAGCAGCTGGCTGGGGTTGTCTTCGCCGCGCTCCAGTTCGGATATGACCACCTTTTTTTCCGATTCCAGTTCGGCGGGGTCTATGATGGCATGGAAGGCCATATCTTTGAGCACGTCCATGGCGGTGCGCCAGTGGGCGTCCGGGACATCGGCAAGGTAGACCGTGTAGTCGAAGCTGGTGGCCGCGTTTATGTAGCCTCCGGCTCCTTCAATGGCTTCTGCCATGCCGCCCTTGGGCCGCTTTTCCGTGCCCTTGAAGACCATGTGCTCCAGCAGGTGACTTATGCCCGCCAGCTTGGGAGTTTCATAGGCGGAGCCCGCATGGACGTACAGTCTTACGGAGACGAGGGGAAAGCGCGCGTCTTCCAGAGTAAGCACGGTGAGGCCGTTGGGAAGGCGGGTGACGTTTGCGCCCCAAGACGGAATGTCTGCGGCAGAAGCGGAGGCAACGGATGCGGCGGATGTCCGGGGGGCCGTTGCAGGAGACGATTCCATCGGGGAAACGGGAGTATTTGCAGTGGGCAACATGGCCTCGCTGGTGAGTTCAGAGGGTTTATCCACAAAGTGGAACAGGGATATCATGACGATCATGATGACCAGACCTGACAGGAAGCCGGAAAATCGTTGAAACATTGTGAAGCTCCTGTGTATTCGGGCAGTGCGGCTCAGGGGCTGGCAAAAATGGGAACCACCAGATTCAGGCCGGTGCGGGCATGTATCAGTCCGGCAGGCCCGAAGATGACGTGCGTGAGAGCTTGTACCATTTTTGGCCGCCCTGCGGAATGGTGTTTTCCGCAGTCAGCTGCATGCACCGTTTGCATACCCTAACGCCGGGGCAGGCGGTTCGCAACGTGTCTGTGCGGGTTTGATACAGATAATCGCCAAACACCTCAAGGCAAGGTTTTTCTATGAATACTTTGCCTGCGCGGAGGAAAGGTGCATATTGTCCTTGTTCCTGTAAAAAGGTATGGAGTTTAATGCTGCCCTGTACGCAGGGCGGAGCGTGTTGCGCCCATTAAGGGGAAAACTGCAGGCATTAGCGGATGGAGTGTTGCATGGCACAGTCGTTACGGGAAGTTTTTTGGGAACAGGCGGAGGCGGCTCTGCAGGGGTTGGAGCCGTATCTTCTGGAACTGGAAGTGACAGAAGGCGAGGCGGATGCCGAACTGCTCGGACGGGTTATTCGCACTGTGCACGGACTGCGCGGCGGGGCGGAGCTTTTGGGCATGGAACGCGCTGTTCGCTTGGCCCGTATGGTGGAGTGCGTGTTCAGCATGGCCCGGGACGGTGCGCTGGTTTTGACGCAGGACATTGTGCGGGCTTCCCTGAAGGCGTGGCGTCTTTTTGAAGAAATGGTGCGCCTTGGCATGGACGGACAGGAGGATATGGAAGATTCTTTGGCGTATCATCAGACATATGACACGCTTGCCGTGCTTGCCAAGTCCGGTTCCGAACTGGCTGAGGAGCTGGAGACACAGTATGCCGTTCCTCTGCCTGACGGGACACCCGCCTTGCGTGTGGGAAGGTATGAACTGGAAAAATGCCTGCGGGACGGTTCCTATCTGTATCTTATCGAGTTCCATGCGGGGGAGGATATTGTTGCCAAGGACAACTCGCCCCTTAGTCTTCTGGAATATTTGCAGAAGAGCGGACATGTGCTTGCCACGCACTGCGCGGTGAACGCTGATGTGCCTGTGGACTCCTGTCTGGTGGGTGGGGGCAGGTTGCATGTGCTTTTTTCCACCATTCTGGAACCTGACCTTGTGGATGCGGTGTTCATGATGGACAGAGGGCGCATACACACGGTGGATGTGCAGGCTGTGCTGGACGGAAACGGTTCGTGGCGGAATCTCACAGAGGGGGGATATCTTTCCGGCGATGCGGAAGAGGGGCATGACGAACCCATGGAAGGCGTGGATGAACTGGTGCAGGCGTATAATCTTGCCATGGCGGATTTGCAGGAGGGAGGGCGTATTCCCTTTGAGCCGTGGGATGACTATGCGACGGCACAGACCGTTCCTCTGCTGGAACTGGGCATGCCTGTGCAGGGGGGCGGAAGTGATGAAGGGGGGAATGGCGGGACGGATGAGCTTGTCGGTATGGAAAAGGAATGGCTGCTGCCGGAACCTGTTTTCGGGGGTGCCGGACAGGATGTGGGGGCGATGGCTGGCTTGGAGGAGAGGGTGGGCAAAGGGGTGTTTGCAGACCTTGCTCCGGTGGACGACCTGATGGGTGACCTTGTGGATAACCCGTTGGGCGATTTGGCGGGCGACTTGGCATATGACGTTACGGATAAAGTTACGGATGACGTGGCGGACAGTTTTGCCGACAGCGGGGACTTTGCAGCGGCTGCTGACGGGGTTGGCGATGCATCCATGATGCCGGAGGATGCCGGAAGCGGGGCAGCGGAAGACTATTCAGCGATATTGCTTGAAGCCGCGTACGATGAATTGGCGGGGGGCATAGGGGATATGCCGGACGAATTTTCTTCTGAGGATGCGGTGAGCGGAACATTTGAACAGGACCTGCAGGTGCTGGCGGAGCCCGATGCCGACCTGTTCATGGATTCCGGAAGGGTGCCGGATCTTTCCTATCTGGACGCAGGCAGGGAGGATGCGGATTCCGGCGGGATTCTGCTTATGCTTGATGATGAGGCGCAGAACGAATGGCAGGTGGATGCGCAGACGACAGGAGACAGACCCGATATGACGGGCACTGAGAAGATCCAGGCGACGCTGCACGGGTTTGCCGTTTCCGCCGATGGAGAGGGGGCTGTTCTTCTGCTGGACGGCGACATTACCGTTGCCCATGCCGGACGTTTACGTGAAGCCCTGCTGGACCTTATGCAGGAGCACGCCAGCGTGCAGGTGGACGCCCGCGCCGCAGAAGGTGCGGACCTGACCTTTGTTCAGGTGATGCTTGCCGCGCGCAAAACGGCGGAAACCCGCGGCGTGGCCCTTGCCCTGAAAGAGCCGGTGGGCCAGGCCGTGGCGGAAGTGTTCCGGCAGTGCGGGCTGGATGTGTCCATGCAGCGGGTGGGGGCCTGAGTAGGGAACATCCCCTGTATTAGCAGCGAGGGGCTTTACCGCATGGCTCAATCCATATGCTGTTCCGTTTTGGTGAGACGGAAATCCAGCAACCCGAAGCCGGGCAGTGCCGCCAGCACGAGCTTGAGCGGCGAGACGTAGGTGGATGACCAGTCCAGCGTGAGCATGGTGCCTTCTTCCGTTTCTTCCGATATCTTGTGAAAGATCGGGCGGATATCTACGGTGCGTTCCCCTTTTTTGGTTTCCCGGGTCCATATCTGGGATTCCGACTGGCGGAACGCTGCAAGCGCTTCCTGAAATTCCTGACGGCGTTCGGCCGGACCTGTGTATTCCAGCAGAAAATCTTCGGCAATGGCCTGTGACTGGCGTTTGCCCATATCCAGCCGCTGGATGCGCGTGGGAACCATGCCCCGGGGAAATCCGGTGGCGATGGCGTGAAACAGGTTCTGGGCGGGCATGTCTTCGCGCAGGAAGATGTTCACCCATTCCGCCCTGCTGGCAACGCCCACGGGCAGCGCCTTGCCGAAGGAAATGAGCGGCAGGGGATGGAAGCCCTGCGAGAAGGTCATGGGCAGGCGGGCACGGCGGAATATGCGTTCGAACACCGCCTGCAACTCCAACTGGGAGAGGAAGGTTGCCGGTCCTTCCTTACTGTACCATATGCGGTAATGCGCAGCCTTGTGGCCCAATTCGGCGGCTAGTTGCGGAGGCTTGCCGCTCTCTCCCGCCGTTTGTCGCACGTTGCCCCTCTCGTCCGTTTCCGGCTGATGGGCCTGCTGGTCGCGTTCAGGAAAATTCAGGACGTTGGCGTATGTGGTCTGCGGAGTAAGGCGGTCCAGCAGGGACGGCTGTTTGCCCACATCGCACACGCCGCACAGGCGGCACCCGGCATAGCGGCAGTCATCCGTCACAGCCATTTCGTAGGCGCGTTCCCGTTCTTTCTGTAAAAACTCACGGGATATGCCGCTGTTGATATGGTCCCACGGCAGGGGGGCCTGTATGTCGCGTTCCGCGATATATTCTTCATGGCTAAGGCCGTGTTCCGCAAGGGCTTCCAGATACGGGGCAAGGGCGAAGTGCTCCATCCAGCTGCTGAAAACCGCGCCCTTGCGGTAGGCGGTTTCCACCACATCTGCAAGACGCCGGTCGCCGCGCGAGAAAATGCCTTCCAGCGCGCTGGAGTCCGGTTCATGCCAGCGCATGCGCATGCTTTTTTCCTTGGCGAACGCGTTGCGCAGGTAGGTGATGCGGCGGCGGATTTCCGTAAGGGGAATCTGTGCCTCCCATTGGAACGGCGTATGCGCCTTGGGTACGAAGGGGGAAATGGAGGCGGTGACGTTGAGCCTTTTCACGTAGCCCGCAGCCCCGCGTACCTTGCGGCACAGGTCTACTATGGCGTCCAGATCGGCATCTGTTTCCGTGGGCAGGCCGATCATGAAGTAAAGCTTTACCTGCTGCCAGCCGTGCTGGAAGAGTTTGCGCACATGGAGCAACAGCTGTTCTTCGGTTACGCCCTTGTTTATCACGTCGCGCAGGCGCTGGCTGCCTGCCTCCGGGGCGAGGGTGGCTCCTGTACGGCGTATGCCCGCCATGCGTGCCATGATGTCGTCATCTATGGAGCCTACGCGCAGGGAGGGCAGGGAGACGGAAATCTGTTCTTCACTGCACCGGTCTACCGTGCGGGTGAACAGGGTTTTCAGCGCGGAAAAATCGCCCGTGGACAGGGAGAGGAAGGAAAGCTCGTCGTAGCCCGTGGCGCTGAGCGCCTTATGCAGGATGCCTTCCAGTTCTTCCACTGAGCGTTCCCGCGCCGGACGGTAGATGATGCCCGCCTGACAGAAGCGGCAGCCGCGGGTGCAGCCGCGGCCAATTTCCAGCGCGAGACGGCTGTGCACGGCACCGAACGGAACCGGCTGGATAACCGGGAAGGGCGCGGTGTTCATGTTCGGAACCACGCGCCGTGCCGGAACCGGGATGTCCGGGCGGACGGGGACGAGCGGTTTATCGCTGTCTTCCGGTTGGAAAAATGAAGGCACGTACACACCGGAAATGGCGGCGGCGCGGAGCAGGAAATCCTGCCGGGAGGTGCCCTGTTCCCTGCATTGCCGGAGAAGCTCCAGCAGTTCCACCATGAGTTCTTCGCCCTCGCCAAGTGCCATGAGATCCATGAACGGGGCAAGGGGTTCCGCAGCCAGCGTGCAGCCGCCGCCCGCCATGACCACGGGAATATCCAGCGTGTTTCCCCTGTCCTTGCTGCGCAGGGGGATGCCGCCGAGGTCGAGCATGTAGAGCACGTTGGTGTAGCACAGCTCATGCGTTACATGAAAGCCCAGCAGGTGCATGCTGTGCAGCGGGGTATCCGACTCCAACGTGGAGAGGGGCGCGCCGTGTTGCCGCAGTACTGTGGCGGTTTCCACACAGGGAGTGAAAACCCGTTCCGCCCACCAGTCTTCCCGCTCGTTGATGATGCCGTACAGGATTTTTTGTCCGAGGTAGGACATGCCCACCTCGTACATATCGGGAAACGCGAGGGCCACATGCAGGGAGACTGCGCTTAGCTGTTTGTGTACGGCACCTTCTTCTATGCCCAGGTATCGCGTGGGCTTGGGAACAAGCGGGAGCAGTTCGCGCATGGAGTGTTTCCTTGATGGTTGGGGAACGGCGTTGGCCGTGAT containing:
- a CDS encoding M16 family metallopeptidase, with translation MFQRFSGFLSGLVIMIVMISLFHFVDKPSELTSEAMLPTANTPVSPMESSPATAPRTSAASVASASAADIPSWGANVTRLPNGLTVLTLEDARFPLVSVRLYVHAGSAYETPKLAGISHLLEHMVFKGTEKRPKGGMAEAIEGAGGYINAATSFDYTVYLADVPDAHWRTAMDVLKDMAFHAIIDPAELESEKKVVISELERGEDNPSQLLFKRISAKTLPGTPYAHPIIGYHETVNAITREDIKNYIAEYYQPQSMLLVVSGNIRQAEVLREAESMFGGLKNTRPVTPPASIDITPFADGPTVTVEHGKWNKVYMSAALPIHGFNDARATSLEVLAQLMGGDPTSLLYRTFKYEKQLVDSISLGAYAFERVGFLYLTAVLDADKTETFWNELVAMLAGLNASQFTDEELERARMNLEDSMFRVKETLPGLTSKIGMFQFFNNGEQGEANYILQLRQTGHAQLQEAISAYLRPEKMHAVFLLPEEASLSATALEKATRKIWPVNPAAVKKADAESRGTETEIVELGNGRTVILIPDDTLPYVAMDMVFQGGDSLLESSRQGLAELTARTLTKGTASFNATAMEEFQSNRASDIGASAGRQTFTVRTKFPERFSDDMLGLFRDVLLTPAFADEEVTREVTNQKAAIKSREDQPLGLAFRHMFPFLFRNHSYGYYHLGTEDVLDAFTRQDLTTFWAEQMRQPWTIAVCGRFDRDAILRMAAALPVPQADKLSLPVPEWGTDPSKTLTLQDRNQAHLLMVFKTAPMGTEDGPGLDLLQTILSGQSGLLFSDLRDKHGLGYTVTAFPWQSELAGILVFYIGTDPEKEEEALAGFRRVIADLHANLLPEEQLVRGKNLMRGDYYRNHQSLGSRSSEAAGLASSGFPLDMNRAAVEMAEKLTAEDLRTLARKYLTPDSAYIIRVVP
- a CDS encoding TIGR03960 family B12-binding radical SAM protein yields the protein MRELLPLVPKPTRYLGIEEGAVHKQLSAVSLHVALAFPDMYEVGMSYLGQKILYGIINEREDWWAERVFTPCVETATVLRQHGAPLSTLESDTPLHSMHLLGFHVTHELCYTNVLYMLDLGGIPLRSKDRGNTLDIPVVMAGGGCTLAAEPLAPFMDLMALGEGEELMVELLELLRQCREQGTSRQDFLLRAAAISGVYVPSFFQPEDSDKPLVPVRPDIPVPARRVVPNMNTAPFPVIQPVPFGAVHSRLALEIGRGCTRGCRFCQAGIIYRPARERSVEELEGILHKALSATGYDELSFLSLSTGDFSALKTLFTRTVDRCSEEQISVSLPSLRVGSIDDDIMARMAGIRRTGATLAPEAGSQRLRDVINKGVTEEQLLLHVRKLFQHGWQQVKLYFMIGLPTETDADLDAIVDLCRKVRGAAGYVKRLNVTASISPFVPKAHTPFQWEAQIPLTEIRRRITYLRNAFAKEKSMRMRWHEPDSSALEGIFSRGDRRLADVVETAYRKGAVFSSWMEHFALAPYLEALAEHGLSHEEYIAERDIQAPLPWDHINSGISREFLQKERERAYEMAVTDDCRYAGCRLCGVCDVGKQPSLLDRLTPQTTYANVLNFPERDQQAHQPETDERGNVRQTAGESGKPPQLAAELGHKAAHYRIWYSKEGPATFLSQLELQAVFERIFRRARLPMTFSQGFHPLPLISFGKALPVGVASRAEWVNIFLREDMPAQNLFHAIATGFPRGMVPTRIQRLDMGKRQSQAIAEDFLLEYTGPAERRQEFQEALAAFRQSESQIWTRETKKGERTVDIRPIFHKISEETEEGTMLTLDWSSTYVSPLKLVLAALPGFGLLDFRLTKTEQHMD
- a CDS encoding STAS domain-containing protein codes for the protein MAQSLREVFWEQAEAALQGLEPYLLELEVTEGEADAELLGRVIRTVHGLRGGAELLGMERAVRLARMVECVFSMARDGALVLTQDIVRASLKAWRLFEEMVRLGMDGQEDMEDSLAYHQTYDTLAVLAKSGSELAEELETQYAVPLPDGTPALRVGRYELEKCLRDGSYLYLIEFHAGEDIVAKDNSPLSLLEYLQKSGHVLATHCAVNADVPVDSCLVGGGRLHVLFSTILEPDLVDAVFMMDRGRIHTVDVQAVLDGNGSWRNLTEGGYLSGDAEEGHDEPMEGVDELVQAYNLAMADLQEGGRIPFEPWDDYATAQTVPLLELGMPVQGGGSDEGGNGGTDELVGMEKEWLLPEPVFGGAGQDVGAMAGLEERVGKGVFADLAPVDDLMGDLVDNPLGDLAGDLAYDVTDKVTDDVADSFADSGDFAAAADGVGDASMMPEDAGSGAAEDYSAILLEAAYDELAGGIGDMPDEFSSEDAVSGTFEQDLQVLAEPDADLFMDSGRVPDLSYLDAGREDADSGGILLMLDDEAQNEWQVDAQTTGDRPDMTGTEKIQATLHGFAVSADGEGAVLLLDGDITVAHAGRLREALLDLMQEHASVQVDARAAEGADLTFVQVMLAARKTAETRGVALALKEPVGQAVAEVFRQCGLDVSMQRVGA